The segment TTCTTACCTCAGCTTACCCTCTCTAATATCAAACTAAAGGGAATCAAATCACTTATATAATGCTTACAGTAGTTTACCTTGTCTAATACCAAAACAAAGGGAATAAAATAGCTGTTACTTttcttaccttagcttaccttctcTAATACCAAACCAAATGATATCAAATCGTATCTttcttaccttagcttaccttctATAATGCCAAACCAAAGGAAATCAAATAGCTTAATCTTCCTTACCTTGGCTGATCCGCCCATGGACTCGGTGTGTGTCGGTTCGCCTGGTTTGAACTTGTACACGATGTCCCGCAGCAGAGTGGACATTTTGATGCTCCAAGTGTCCCCGTCTTTCGTCACCTCCACCACGGGGTTGGAGTTCGCCACCACCTTCCGAGGCACCAAGGGCACGCCTGGGGGGACGAAGGTGATGGAGGTGTGAGGAGTGTGTGCAGGTGGAGCCAATGgggtggatggaaggagagagggagggagaaagggaagggaagggaggggaagggaagggaatgagagagagagagagagagagagagagagagagagagagagagagagagagagagagagagagagagagagagagagagagagagtatagtagtaataataataattgtaataataataataataataataataataataataataataataataataataataataataataataataataataataataataataataataatgagaacaagaagaacaaaaagaggaagaagaaacaaatgaacaataagaacaaaaaaacaagaacaagaacccggacaagaaaaagaagaagaaaaagaagaagaggaacaacaacaacaacaacaacaacaagactcaCCTATAGCTTTGAGGAACTCTTCAAAATTCTGGGACTTCTCGTGTTGATATTTTCCTTCAAACTGGACCATGGCGGCGGCGTGGGTGGAGACAGGAGATGATCTGTCAACAAATAAGAAACGCTAATCACCTGAGAGCATGATAACGCCTCACGGGAGAAAGCTAAAGAAAGAGCAGAGAGGATTGGAGAGAAAATTCCCGAGTGTAACATAGACattaggctactactactactactactactactactactactactactactacgatattTTTCCGATCCTGCTGGTGGTAAAGATGTTGATtatgataacaatgatgatgacgaggaggaggaagaggaggataagtaggAAAAGACTTTaaaacaaaactactactactactactactacttacaaatACTACTTTACTTGCACCTAATATCCCTA is part of the Eriocheir sinensis breed Jianghai 21 chromosome 25, ASM2467909v1, whole genome shotgun sequence genome and harbors:
- the LOC127003304 gene encoding sodium/calcium exchanger regulatory protein 1-like; translated protein: MVQFEGKYQHEKSQNFEEFLKAIGVPLVPRKVVANSNPVVEVTKDGDTWSIKMSTLLRDIVYKFKPGEPTHTESMGGSAKNVFTIENNVIRQQQESPTFSFDVLREFTDDNLHMTMTHVESGTVCHRYFKRVK